The Pricia mediterranea genome includes a window with the following:
- a CDS encoding SMP-30/gluconolactonase/LRE family protein → MKKKKPSKGLITCVLSIIMMASLSVEPILAQETQNQEPYPVGKPLGLTTSDGDFEPITSNVKVYGGIQSAESCSYDAATGLIVVPNRGLPPNMQTNDAWVSLINPDGSVNSLRWIGVQRPDDRKELTPPLILNEPFGSDIINGMLYVADRDGGTGQDDPSVAVIRKFSMQSGKPVGEVKIEGAGWINDIEVKEDGTIYATETGDFFGENPNPDTWKVWKVTPTGKATVLVQGKPLNAPNGIAFDPEGNIVVANFGNVDVLTFSEEGKLLKTESAAQPGSDGLVVMPDGTKYVCSVRHGGVSRIHPGESAELIAENVPSAASMCYDAKTNQLVIPMNANNSLAFIPLD, encoded by the coding sequence ATGAAAAAGAAAAAGCCTTCTAAGGGCCTAATCACGTGCGTTTTGTCCATTATAATGATGGCAAGCCTCTCGGTAGAACCCATACTTGCACAGGAAACACAGAACCAGGAACCATATCCTGTCGGGAAACCGCTCGGCCTTACCACTTCAGATGGAGATTTTGAGCCAATTACATCCAATGTAAAGGTTTATGGCGGTATCCAATCAGCGGAAAGCTGTTCTTATGATGCCGCGACCGGGCTTATTGTGGTTCCCAACCGTGGACTTCCACCAAATATGCAGACCAACGATGCCTGGGTTTCCCTCATCAACCCCGATGGGTCGGTAAATTCCCTGAGATGGATCGGCGTTCAGCGCCCTGATGATCGCAAAGAACTTACCCCTCCCCTCATATTAAATGAGCCGTTTGGTAGCGACATCATAAACGGCATGCTGTATGTGGCCGATCGTGATGGCGGCACGGGCCAAGATGACCCAAGCGTTGCCGTTATCCGCAAGTTCAGTATGCAGTCCGGAAAACCGGTCGGTGAGGTTAAGATCGAAGGTGCAGGCTGGATCAATGATATTGAAGTGAAGGAAGATGGCACGATTTACGCCACGGAGACCGGTGATTTCTTTGGAGAAAATCCAAATCCTGATACATGGAAGGTCTGGAAGGTTACTCCCACAGGGAAAGCAACTGTGCTAGTACAAGGCAAGCCGCTCAACGCGCCCAATGGCATCGCCTTTGATCCCGAAGGAAATATTGTGGTCGCCAATTTTGGGAACGTCGATGTGCTGACATTCTCGGAAGAAGGAAAATTATTGAAGACGGAATCTGCCGCCCAGCCGGGCAGTGACGGCCTGGTGGTCATGCCGGACGGGACGAAGTACGTATGCAGCGTAAGGCATGGCGGGGTTTCCCGTATCCATCCCGGCGAATCCGCCGAGTTGATCGCAGAAAACGTTCCGAGTGCGGCATCCATGTGCTACGATGCCAAAACAAACCAACTTGTGATCCCTATGAACGCGAACAACAGCCTCGCATTTATACCGCTCGACTGA
- a CDS encoding 3-keto-disaccharide hydrolase, with translation MKHPTTKHFKIPSLILFFIAAIFLNSCETSQPNPDKEEWVELFNGSDMKQWTPKFTGFELGNNYKNRFRVKDSLLSVRYAEKDTFNGDFGHLYYNQKFSHYRLKAVYRFVGQQMTGGPGWAVRNNGLMLHCQDPATLGLDQDFPISLELQLLGGDGVNERTNANLCTPGTNVVLGDTLFTPHCINSTSKTYPGDQWVEVEALVLGDSLIQHILDGEVVMEYRKPTIGGGSVAGYKESAYREGTPVKEGFIAIQAETAPIDFKSIQVLNLEGCMDKKAKNYKSYYVKADNTTCEY, from the coding sequence ATGAAACATCCTACAACCAAGCACTTTAAAATTCCATCGTTAATCCTATTTTTTATAGCTGCCATTTTTCTGAATTCTTGCGAAACCTCACAACCAAACCCCGATAAGGAAGAATGGGTCGAGCTGTTCAACGGATCCGATATGAAGCAATGGACCCCGAAGTTCACGGGATTCGAATTGGGCAATAACTATAAAAACAGATTCCGTGTCAAAGACAGTCTTTTAAGTGTCCGGTACGCGGAAAAGGACACCTTCAACGGCGATTTTGGCCATCTTTATTACAATCAAAAGTTTTCTCACTACAGGTTAAAGGCGGTTTATCGTTTCGTGGGCCAGCAGATGACCGGCGGCCCGGGTTGGGCCGTTCGCAACAATGGCCTTATGCTCCACTGTCAAGACCCCGCCACCCTCGGGCTGGATCAAGATTTTCCGATATCGTTGGAACTGCAACTTTTGGGCGGTGATGGCGTGAATGAGCGTACCAATGCCAATTTATGTACGCCGGGCACGAACGTCGTTCTTGGAGACACCTTGTTCACCCCGCATTGCATCAATTCGACCTCTAAAACATATCCCGGAGATCAATGGGTGGAAGTCGAAGCTCTAGTACTTGGCGATTCCCTGATCCAACACATTTTAGATGGGGAGGTAGTCATGGAATACAGAAAACCGACCATTGGGGGTGGGAGCGTAGCAGGTTATAAGGAAAGCGCGTACCGCGAGGGAACTCCGGTGAAGGAAGGGTTTATCGCCATTCAAGCGGAGACCGCCCCAATTGATTTTAAGTCCATTCAAGTCCTGAATCTCGAAGGGTGTATGGACAAGAAGGCGAAAAACTATAAAAGCTACTACGTGAAGGCGGACAATACCACTTGTGAGTATTAA
- a CDS encoding cupin domain-containing protein — protein sequence MKNLITTVLCIIPVCVLAQHNEYEVSSYQEKGAKAPNTHYIGEAWLNGILEADDETDFNITKATFKANSTLDWHKHSSSQVLIYVDGEGYYQERGKEPVILKKGDVIKCEKDTEHWHSSTKDSDVTYLALYGGEEPTTWTETLSKEYYDSVAKKLRK from the coding sequence ATGAAAAATCTAATCACAACAGTACTATGTATTATTCCCGTATGCGTTTTAGCCCAACACAACGAGTACGAGGTCTCATCCTATCAAGAAAAGGGGGCCAAGGCACCGAATACCCATTATATCGGGGAGGCCTGGCTGAACGGCATACTGGAGGCCGATGATGAAACGGACTTCAACATCACAAAGGCCACCTTCAAGGCAAATTCCACTTTGGACTGGCACAAACATTCGTCATCCCAGGTCTTGATCTACGTTGACGGCGAGGGATATTATCAGGAAAGGGGGAAGGAACCTGTTATCCTTAAAAAAGGAGATGTGATCAAATGTGAAAAGGACACGGAGCACTGGCACTCGTCCACCAAGGATAGCGATGTTACCTATTTGGCATTATATGGCGGGGAAGAACCTACCACTTGGACGGAAACGCTTTCCAAAGAATACTACGATAGCGTAGCGAAGAAACTCAGGAAATGA
- a CDS encoding cupin domain-containing protein: MNSNNILAIILIGTLIFSCKQIEEKSQATDSTEQVDSTKRQELIFPKGEKVTNNNFIGDVWVHMQVRADSVNRNSVGTVTFDPGARSNWHSHPNGQIIMALDGEGYYQEKGSAKKILYKGDVVKCPANTPHWHGASADKEFIQVAISSRENGPTQWLEAVTEEEYAK, encoded by the coding sequence ATGAACAGCAATAATATTTTAGCGATTATATTGATCGGAACGCTTATTTTTTCCTGTAAACAAATAGAGGAAAAAAGTCAAGCCACCGATTCAACTGAACAAGTAGATTCAACTAAACGGCAAGAATTGATTTTCCCGAAAGGGGAAAAGGTCACGAACAACAATTTCATTGGCGATGTTTGGGTGCATATGCAAGTGAGGGCCGATAGTGTGAACCGAAATTCCGTGGGAACGGTAACGTTCGATCCCGGGGCAAGGTCCAATTGGCATTCGCATCCGAACGGACAGATTATAATGGCTTTGGATGGCGAAGGCTATTACCAGGAAAAGGGAAGTGCGAAAAAAATCCTCTATAAAGGCGATGTGGTCAAATGCCCTGCAAATACTCCGCATTGGCACGGTGCAAGTGCCGATAAGGAGTTTATCCAAGTCGCCATTTCCAGCCGGGAAAACGGCCCTACGCAATGGCTGGAAGCCGTTACCGAAGAGGAGTATGCAAAATAG
- a CDS encoding PQQ-binding-like beta-propeller repeat protein: MKKIPKNLSYSQYVLIGIVSILILSNCKSDHEETKNTWTSYKADAKASSYSPLDQINSSNVTQLQNVWTFQTDDVAQGEDPVSSQSNPIIIDGVLYANSAKQSVYAVNAATGEQIWKFKALEEGEPSAASRGVTYWEDGEDKRILYSAGNYLMAIDAETGELIPSFGESGKVNLNVGVRDDPEEISVTLTTPGSIFKDLIIIGSRLPDFYGAPPGYVRAYNVKTGELAWTFHTIPHPGEPGYETWPPDAYKYAGGVNCWAGMAIDTEKGVVFLALGSPSYDFYGADRIGANLYGNCVLALDAATGTYKWHFQTVHHDIWDYDLPAPPTLVTIQKDGKEIEAVTQTTKQGFVFVLDRETGESLYPVEERKVPASNLPGEVAYETQPFPVKPKPFVEQFMTEDDLNHYSEADHDSILKTFRSVRYEGLFTPPDLKGTISLPATRGGANWGGSAYDPDTDYLYIRGNNLPEIQTIVDADEHFKAQNNTRFELGRVTYEKHCVACHGADKKGAMEDVPSLVDLKNRLSENKTLLKIQQGGGKMPGYKGVITEQEESGIIAFLFEMKDATIDAPQITEGEEKPKRFMNITPYRTWSDPSGNPALKAPWNTLNALNLNTGEYDWQIPLGNDEKLQEEGGPDTGLLARSGPMVTAGGLVFISGAADKKLWAIDKKSGQLVWETELPAANNANVCSYSVDGKQYIALSVGGTEENPSGSVMAFALPSDNP, from the coding sequence ATGAAAAAAATACCGAAAAATTTATCCTACAGCCAATATGTTCTTATCGGCATAGTATCCATCCTTATTTTGTCCAATTGTAAAAGTGACCATGAAGAAACCAAGAACACATGGACATCCTACAAAGCCGATGCGAAAGCATCAAGCTATTCCCCATTGGATCAAATCAATAGCTCCAACGTAACCCAATTACAAAATGTCTGGACGTTCCAGACCGATGATGTTGCCCAAGGCGAGGATCCGGTATCCAGTCAAAGTAATCCTATTATAATCGATGGAGTGTTGTACGCCAATTCTGCCAAACAATCGGTGTATGCCGTCAATGCAGCAACAGGCGAGCAGATCTGGAAATTCAAGGCCTTGGAAGAAGGCGAGCCCAGTGCCGCCAGTAGGGGCGTGACCTATTGGGAGGATGGAGAAGATAAACGCATTCTGTATTCCGCCGGCAATTATTTGATGGCCATCGATGCGGAAACCGGCGAACTGATTCCCTCTTTCGGTGAAAGCGGAAAGGTGAACCTCAACGTGGGCGTGAGGGATGACCCCGAGGAAATTTCTGTAACCTTGACCACCCCTGGCAGCATTTTCAAAGATCTCATTATAATTGGTTCACGATTGCCGGATTTTTATGGAGCGCCCCCGGGCTATGTCCGTGCCTATAACGTAAAGACCGGGGAATTGGCGTGGACGTTCCACACGATTCCGCATCCCGGCGAACCGGGCTATGAAACATGGCCTCCGGACGCTTATAAATATGCCGGAGGGGTCAACTGTTGGGCAGGGATGGCCATTGATACGGAAAAAGGAGTAGTCTTTTTGGCATTGGGTTCCCCATCCTACGATTTTTATGGAGCGGATCGAATAGGGGCCAACCTATACGGAAATTGTGTTCTAGCCTTGGATGCCGCCACAGGCACTTATAAATGGCATTTCCAGACCGTACACCATGATATTTGGGATTATGATCTGCCTGCGCCCCCTACCTTAGTAACCATCCAAAAGGACGGAAAGGAAATTGAAGCGGTGACCCAAACTACCAAACAAGGTTTTGTTTTTGTATTGGACCGCGAAACGGGCGAATCCCTATATCCCGTGGAAGAACGCAAAGTTCCGGCTTCGAATCTTCCGGGCGAAGTAGCTTATGAGACGCAGCCTTTCCCCGTAAAACCAAAGCCTTTTGTAGAACAGTTTATGACCGAAGATGACCTGAACCATTATTCCGAGGCCGACCACGATTCCATTTTAAAGACATTCCGTTCGGTACGTTATGAAGGCTTGTTCACACCTCCCGATTTAAAAGGGACGATATCCTTGCCGGCCACCAGAGGGGGTGCCAATTGGGGAGGATCCGCTTATGATCCCGATACCGATTATCTGTATATCCGTGGAAACAATCTTCCTGAAATTCAGACCATCGTGGATGCCGACGAACATTTCAAGGCCCAGAACAATACACGGTTCGAATTGGGACGGGTGACCTATGAAAAACACTGCGTGGCCTGCCATGGTGCGGATAAGAAGGGAGCGATGGAAGATGTACCTTCCTTGGTCGATTTAAAAAATCGATTGTCCGAAAATAAAACCCTTTTAAAAATCCAGCAAGGTGGCGGTAAAATGCCCGGTTATAAAGGAGTGATTACAGAGCAGGAAGAAAGCGGGATCATAGCATTTCTATTTGAGATGAAAGATGCCACGATAGATGCCCCGCAAATAACGGAAGGGGAAGAAAAGCCTAAGCGGTTTATGAACATAACGCCGTACCGAACATGGAGCGACCCAAGCGGCAATCCGGCCCTAAAAGCACCGTGGAATACCTTGAACGCATTAAATCTTAATACAGGGGAATACGATTGGCAAATACCCTTGGGCAATGACGAAAAATTACAAGAAGAAGGCGGGCCCGACACAGGGTTATTGGCGCGCTCGGGACCTATGGTAACGGCAGGTGGCTTGGTATTCATAAGTGGTGCGGCCGATAAAAAGCTTTGGGCGATCGACAAAAAATCAGGGCAGCTGGTTTGGGAAACGGAATTGCCCGCTGCCAATAACGCGAATGTTTGTTCGTATTCCGTGGATGGAAAACAATATATCGCACTTTCTGTGGGAGGCACGGAAGAAAATCCTTCGGGCTCGGTCATGGCGTTTGCGTTGCCGTCCGATAATCCGTAA
- a CDS encoding alpha/beta hydrolase, which yields MKKIIFIIAMSLQVFGCKENNTGQTKTIDNTTDNNIIAIKQQGAFAVGGSVKESPGSFDPIAHGAFNPTDQSTEGQTLHGDHASVFYQIPVDARDLPLVFWHGYGQSMRTWQSTPDDREGFQGIFLRKRFPVYLVDQPRRGLAGQGLEPGTLQARTEDQLWFGIFRMGEGTEFYPDIQFSKDPEALDQFFRRSTPDTGPLDIDLNIDAVSALFDRIGDGILVTHSHSGGQGWLTALENDNIKAIVSYEPGSNFVFPEGNVPEPISYVGGTLQARGVAMEEFEKLTKIPIVIYYGDYIPETEVENPGQEQWRAALLMARKWTKAVNDAGGDVTLVVLPEKGIKGNTHFPMSDLNNQKIADLMYEWLAEKELN from the coding sequence ATGAAAAAAATCATATTCATTATAGCAATGTCATTACAAGTATTTGGATGCAAGGAAAACAATACCGGGCAGACCAAGACTATCGACAATACTACCGATAACAATATCATTGCAATTAAGCAACAGGGTGCGTTCGCCGTTGGGGGAAGCGTAAAAGAGAGTCCCGGCTCTTTTGACCCTATCGCCCACGGCGCGTTCAATCCCACAGATCAAAGTACGGAAGGACAGACCCTGCACGGTGACCACGCATCGGTATTCTATCAGATTCCGGTCGATGCCAGGGACCTACCCCTTGTATTCTGGCACGGCTACGGACAGTCGATGCGTACCTGGCAAAGTACCCCTGACGATCGGGAAGGCTTTCAGGGCATTTTCTTGAGAAAACGGTTTCCGGTCTATTTGGTGGACCAGCCCAGACGCGGCCTGGCAGGTCAAGGTTTGGAACCCGGAACCTTGCAGGCCAGAACGGAAGACCAGCTTTGGTTCGGTATTTTCAGGATGGGCGAGGGAACCGAATTTTATCCGGACATACAGTTTTCAAAAGATCCGGAAGCGCTCGATCAGTTCTTCCGCCGGAGCACCCCTGATACAGGGCCTTTGGATATCGATCTTAACATCGATGCGGTTTCGGCCCTCTTTGACAGGATAGGCGATGGCATCTTGGTCACCCATTCCCACAGCGGCGGGCAAGGGTGGCTTACGGCCTTGGAAAATGACAACATCAAGGCCATTGTGTCGTACGAGCCCGGTAGCAATTTTGTTTTTCCAGAGGGCAATGTGCCGGAACCCATATCGTACGTAGGAGGAACATTACAGGCCCGTGGTGTGGCGATGGAGGAATTTGAAAAGCTGACCAAAATTCCCATCGTGATCTATTATGGCGATTACATCCCGGAGACCGAAGTGGAAAATCCCGGCCAGGAGCAATGGCGCGCGGCCCTTTTGATGGCCCGTAAGTGGACCAAGGCCGTAAACGATGCCGGTGGTGATGTTACTCTGGTGGTGCTGCCGGAAAAAGGGATAAAAGGTAATACCCATTTTCCGATGTCGGACCTGAACAACCAAAAAATAGCCGATTTGATGTACGAATGGCTTGCAGAAAAAGAGTTGAACTAA
- a CDS encoding flavodoxin encodes MGLQTGCAQKQGAASEGILIVYLSRTNNTKAIAEIIHKEVGGDLVALELENPYPKDYDAIVEQVAEENETGFLPPLKTQVAMDKYDTIFLGFPTWGMQLPPPMKSFLSAHDLSGKIVVPFNTNGGYGIGSSFRTVKELCPDSDVLDGFSIKGGSERDGIFLAIKGKRYDEAKEEVGSWLEKLDMTSVSKK; translated from the coding sequence TTGGGTCTACAAACAGGTTGCGCCCAAAAGCAGGGTGCAGCTTCGGAAGGCATTCTCATCGTCTATCTCTCCCGCACCAACAACACCAAGGCTATCGCCGAAATCATACACAAGGAGGTAGGTGGCGATTTGGTAGCGTTGGAACTGGAAAACCCCTATCCCAAAGATTATGACGCTATTGTAGAGCAGGTGGCCGAAGAAAACGAGACCGGATTTTTGCCTCCCCTGAAGACCCAAGTAGCTATGGATAAATACGATACCATTTTCCTGGGCTTCCCGACCTGGGGCATGCAACTGCCCCCGCCAATGAAAAGTTTTTTGTCTGCTCATGACTTGAGCGGCAAAATTGTCGTTCCTTTTAATACGAACGGGGGCTATGGCATTGGCAGCAGTTTTAGAACGGTCAAGGAACTTTGTCCGGATAGCGATGTTCTCGACGGATTTTCCATAAAGGGCGGCAGTGAAAGGGACGGAATCTTTTTGGCGATAAAGGGGAAGCGATACGATGAAGCTAAAGAAGAGGTCGGGTCGTGGTTGGAAAAATTGGATATGACCAGTGTATCGAAAAAATAA
- a CDS encoding aldo/keto reductase, which translates to MKTRTLGKNLKVSEIGLGCMGMSFGYGPPKDEKEMIQLIRKAVDMGVTLFDTAEVYGPYINEELAGKALKPFKNQVKIATKFGFGYQDGKVIGLDSSPTGIRNMVDASLKRLQVDAIDLLYQHRVDPNVPIEEVAVTVKELIAEGKVKHFGLSEAGVDVIKRAHAVQPVTALQSEYSLFWREPEEEIITVLEELGIGFVPFSPLAKGFLTGKIDRNTSFSDNDFRSTVPRFSEENLKQNFTLVDLVTAFAKEKDATPAQVALAWILNQKPWIIPIPGTTKISRLEKNLGAANITFTDEELQQITEATSKIDLVGERYSEANQKMINR; encoded by the coding sequence ATGAAAACAAGAACATTAGGAAAGAATTTGAAAGTATCGGAAATCGGCCTTGGCTGTATGGGCATGAGCTTCGGTTACGGACCCCCGAAGGACGAAAAGGAAATGATACAATTGATCCGTAAAGCAGTTGATATGGGGGTTACCCTTTTCGATACCGCCGAAGTGTACGGGCCTTATATTAATGAAGAATTGGCAGGAAAGGCATTAAAACCGTTTAAGAACCAAGTAAAAATAGCGACCAAATTCGGATTTGGGTATCAAGATGGAAAAGTGATAGGACTGGATAGTAGCCCTACCGGGATTCGAAATATGGTGGACGCTTCCTTGAAACGTTTACAAGTAGACGCCATTGACCTCTTGTACCAACACCGTGTAGACCCGAATGTACCCATTGAAGAGGTCGCCGTTACTGTAAAAGAATTAATTGCGGAAGGAAAAGTGAAGCATTTTGGTCTGTCGGAAGCCGGGGTAGATGTGATCAAAAGGGCACATGCCGTTCAACCGGTTACGGCGCTGCAAAGTGAGTATTCATTGTTTTGGAGGGAACCTGAAGAAGAAATTATTACCGTACTGGAAGAACTGGGCATCGGTTTTGTACCTTTTAGTCCCTTGGCAAAAGGATTTTTAACCGGCAAAATAGACAGAAATACAAGCTTTTCGGATAATGATTTCAGAAGTACCGTGCCCCGTTTTTCAGAAGAGAACCTGAAACAAAATTTTACATTGGTCGATCTCGTTACGGCTTTTGCCAAGGAAAAGGATGCCACCCCTGCACAAGTGGCCCTGGCCTGGATCCTCAACCAAAAACCATGGATTATTCCTATTCCCGGAACTACGAAGATTTCTCGCTTGGAAAAAAATCTTGGAGCGGCCAATATCACATTTACGGATGAGGAATTGCAACAAATCACGGAGGCTACTTCAAAAATCGACCTGGTTGGGGAACGGTATTCCGAAGCGAACCAGAAAATGATCAACAGATAG
- a CDS encoding helix-turn-helix domain-containing protein, translating to MHLSSNYFGDLVKKETGKSAQEYIQNKLIDEAKERVFDPKKSVSEIAYELGFKYPQHFTRLFKQRVGHSPSEFRNLN from the coding sequence CTGCATTTATCTTCCAACTATTTTGGGGACTTGGTCAAAAAGGAAACCGGAAAATCGGCACAGGAATATATTCAGAACAAATTGATCGATGAGGCGAAAGAACGGGTGTTCGACCCGAAAAAATCGGTCAGTGAGATAGCCTATGAGCTTGGGTTTAAATATCCCCAGCATTTCACGAGACTATTCAAGCAAAGGGTAGGACATTCGCCGAGTGAGTTTAGGAATTTGAATTAA
- a CDS encoding PQQ-dependent sugar dehydrogenase gives MKIHKSCLELFGKKLGGIQLFPVLPLFAILLIAGCGESKTTDVPNRSDAKVVCDPENGGITLPDGFCASLVIDSLGLRDDHSARHLVVAANGDIYMKTRSKEGGIVALRDTTGDFRADVIKYFGDMNETKEGILWETGMAIHNGYLWASNTTAVYRWPMPEGGRLVPEGEPEIVVGGFPEQRSHASKSFTFDNSGNLYVAVGAPSNACQTEERTPGSPGIEPCPLLEEHGGIWRFDANRTGQTFSADARYATGLRNVVGLDWNTTTDALYVMQHGRDQLHTLWPDYYTMEESAELPAESMYKVDEGDRFAWPYGYYDQLKDTLMLSPEYGGDGKIPISESRYAGQFEGPVIAFPGHWAPNDLLFYTGEQFPKRYRGGAFIAFMGSWNRAPLPQQGYKVVFVPFKEGRPYGDYETFTDGFAGVAPIPDRGAAKYRPMGLAVSPDGALYISDYKKGRIWRVVYTGKSAPVQNTMGSAQPDTTGVAPAGTLAASSSPGATLFNKMECATCHSVDPDAPTSTGPPLYNLYGSEVTLQEGKTAAADEVYLRESILWPNAKIVEGYMPVMPGYEGRLKEEEVNQLVSYITSL, from the coding sequence ATGAAAATCCATAAAAGTTGCCTCGAACTATTTGGTAAAAAACTCGGCGGCATCCAACTGTTTCCTGTTCTGCCTCTTTTTGCTATACTGCTAATAGCAGGATGTGGCGAGTCGAAAACCACGGATGTACCAAATCGGTCAGATGCAAAGGTAGTATGCGATCCGGAAAACGGCGGCATTACCTTGCCCGACGGGTTTTGCGCCAGCCTTGTGATCGACAGCCTTGGCCTTCGCGACGACCACAGCGCGCGTCATCTTGTCGTGGCGGCCAATGGCGACATTTATATGAAGACGCGCAGCAAAGAGGGCGGCATCGTCGCCCTGCGCGATACCACGGGCGACTTCCGGGCCGACGTCATCAAATACTTTGGCGACATGAACGAGACAAAAGAAGGCATTCTGTGGGAGACGGGCATGGCCATTCACAACGGCTATCTCTGGGCCTCGAACACCACGGCCGTCTATCGCTGGCCCATGCCCGAAGGCGGTCGGCTCGTTCCCGAGGGCGAACCGGAAATCGTTGTCGGTGGTTTTCCCGAACAGCGGTCGCACGCATCCAAGTCCTTTACCTTTGACAACAGCGGCAACCTCTACGTAGCCGTGGGCGCTCCGTCGAATGCATGCCAGACGGAGGAACGTACGCCCGGATCTCCGGGGATCGAACCTTGCCCCTTGTTGGAGGAGCATGGGGGTATCTGGCGCTTCGATGCGAACCGAACGGGGCAGACCTTCAGTGCGGATGCACGCTATGCCACCGGCCTGCGCAACGTCGTCGGCCTAGACTGGAACACTACCACCGATGCGCTCTACGTGATGCAGCACGGGCGAGACCAACTGCACACCTTGTGGCCGGATTACTATACTATGGAGGAGAGCGCGGAACTCCCAGCCGAATCAATGTATAAAGTGGATGAAGGAGACCGGTTTGCCTGGCCCTACGGATACTACGATCAATTAAAGGATACACTTATGCTTTCTCCGGAATATGGCGGGGACGGAAAAATACCGATTTCCGAAAGTAGGTATGCCGGACAGTTTGAAGGTCCCGTCATTGCCTTTCCCGGCCACTGGGCCCCCAATGACCTGCTCTTCTATACGGGCGAGCAGTTTCCAAAAAGGTATCGTGGCGGTGCCTTCATCGCCTTCATGGGCTCCTGGAACCGCGCCCCGTTGCCGCAGCAAGGCTATAAGGTCGTCTTTGTGCCCTTCAAGGAGGGACGGCCCTATGGCGACTATGAGACTTTTACCGATGGTTTTGCCGGGGTAGCGCCCATCCCCGACCGTGGTGCGGCGAAATATCGTCCGATGGGCCTGGCCGTGTCCCCGGACGGCGCACTCTATATCTCCGATTATAAAAAGGGACGCATCTGGCGCGTGGTTTACACCGGAAAATCGGCACCGGTGCAGAACACCATGGGGTCGGCGCAACCGGACACAACGGGCGTAGCCCCTGCCGGCACATTGGCCGCCTCGTCATCACCCGGCGCAACGCTCTTTAACAAAATGGAATGCGCCACGTGCCACAGCGTTGATCCAGATGCCCCGACCTCTACCGGCCCACCACTGTACAACCTTTACGGAAGCGAAGTGACCTTACAGGAAGGAAAGACGGCAGCGGCGGATGAAGTCTACCTTCGCGAGTCCATCCTATGGCCGAACGCAAAAATCGTGGAAGGGTATATGCCCGTCATGCCCGGCTACGAAGGTCGGCTCAAGGAAGAAGAGGTGAACCAACTCGTATCCTATATAACGTCTTTATAA
- a CDS encoding carboxymuconolactone decarboxylase family protein, with amino-acid sequence MAHKFSKITTGLLFLMTININGQKQDHLDNALNARQLSIITIASLTAKGDLENLETALAEGLDAGLTVNEIKEVMVHLYAYCGFPRSLRGLRTFIKVLDERKAKGIEDTLGAEASPIEDKRTKYDRGKANLEALVQAKLDGPPADYAQIAPIIEVFLKEHLFADIFDRDILDYRQRELVTVSVLATIGDVEPMLRSHMNICLIQGITPAQLKELVDVVGKNVDEAKIESARDVLNKLLQSKE; translated from the coding sequence ATGGCGCATAAATTCAGTAAAATAACGACAGGCCTTTTGTTCTTAATGACAATAAATATAAACGGGCAAAAACAAGACCATCTTGATAATGCACTCAATGCAAGACAGCTATCGATCATCACCATTGCATCGCTGACCGCAAAGGGCGATCTGGAAAATCTAGAAACGGCTCTGGCGGAAGGTCTGGATGCCGGACTGACCGTGAACGAGATCAAGGAGGTTATGGTTCACCTATATGCCTACTGCGGATTTCCACGGAGCTTACGGGGATTACGGACATTTATCAAAGTGCTGGACGAACGCAAGGCAAAAGGAATAGAGGATACTTTGGGTGCGGAAGCTTCCCCAATTGAAGATAAACGTACAAAATATGACCGGGGCAAAGCTAATCTGGAAGCATTGGTACAGGCAAAATTGGACGGTCCACCGGCCGATTACGCCCAGATTGCCCCAATCATCGAAGTCTTTTTAAAGGAGCATCTGTTTGCGGACATTTTCGATCGGGACATTTTGGACTATCGGCAAAGGGAACTGGTCACGGTTTCCGTTCTGGCAACGATCGGCGATGTGGAACCCATGCTGCGTTCGCACATGAACATCTGTTTGATACAGGGCATCACACCGGCACAATTAAAGGAATTGGTCGATGTGGTCGGAAAAAATGTAGACGAGGCGAAAATCGAATCGGCCAGAGATGTCTTGAACAAATTACTGCAATCAAAAGAATAA